One region of Termitidicoccus mucosus genomic DNA includes:
- a CDS encoding STAS-like domain-containing protein, translating to MDHELHLAKDIGTYLAEGSRAAEYRLRNVEPSFGVYETFVFDFEGVRGMNSSFANALIVPPFHPARH from the coding sequence ATGGACCACGAACTTCACCTCGCAAAAGACATCGGCACTTACCTTGCCGAAGGCTCCCGAGCGGCTGAATATCGCCTCCGCAACGTCGAGCCGTCCTTCGGCGTTTACGAGACTTTCGTTTTCGATTTCGAAGGCGTACGCGGCATGAACAGTTCCTTTGCCAACGCGCTTATCGTCCCCCCTTTTCACCCAGCACGGCACTGA
- a CDS encoding YadA family autotransporter adhesin, with protein sequence MKQYNHLKTLIAFTVAVSGNSVCAGDFLINADGAIITGTDTGQSSNNADIGYDNTLASSTDSFIYGGTNTLANAAHVTVVGGGNNVIGPESLDSAYVFGQGNGIDVNGGGVYLFGADNDVFNETGYGRHSTGLFNIHAIGANNVITNIDHMSGVFALGLGNTVRDGRISGAQSDISRVFAIGANNDLHTLFSVGFPKLEDAYAFGSGNIMSAAGRFSNVFAFGTNNKIINPSDTGVGNIVGGLALGDGNTIHVPGGNIMMNVYAIGASNTMGAASGGGVTNSYAIGTRNSITASGAAAIGSQNSISHENTFILGNSAASTHANGVILGNNSADGGANPVTIVAIDAKTQALVAGSSPVGIVSVGAPDGERQIINVAAGRIAADSTDAVNGSELYITNEALAGLGATVADLASNALSWNAALGAYDASHGMDVVQRITNVSNGAINTASSDAINGSQLYNTAAGIINILGTGTVNPDGTVTGGQFIINGGTFGNATSALFDLSQTVNNILSGDTGLVFQDAVTGNITIGATTGGSILNIAGITGDRRVTGVATGTAGNDAVNVAQLNAAIADAGGSTPNAVVYDSEARTTLTLGGPTVTGTGAGLTGGTRITNLALAAINAASTDAVAGSQLFDTNQRVTNLENAVAVIISGTSGTGGGNTAWVHFSTGHDDPSVPATATGGNAVAAGMGASASGASSSAVGAGANASGQKSIAIGSLSEARASGGIALGNNAVVVAAATNSVAIGADSVATDPDTVSFGSETLQRRLVNVADGINPHDAVTMRQLAAVEGAMDGRFADIQNQVNAVSDRMDRVGAMSAAMNQVQTHLAPDGNRNRLALGMGFYRGHGALALGYEYVCRQGDRGARASFALSDRGDVMGGAGLAFGW encoded by the coding sequence ATGAAACAATATAATCACCTGAAAACGCTCATCGCTTTCACCGTGGCCGTCAGCGGAAACTCCGTTTGCGCGGGAGATTTTTTGATAAATGCCGACGGCGCGATCATCACGGGCACGGACACCGGCCAGTCATCCAACAACGCGGATATCGGCTACGACAACACCCTCGCCAGCTCGACGGACAGTTTTATATATGGCGGCACAAACACTCTCGCCAACGCCGCGCATGTCACGGTTGTCGGCGGCGGCAACAACGTCATCGGCCCCGAAAGCCTGGACTCCGCCTATGTGTTCGGTCAGGGCAACGGCATCGACGTAAATGGCGGCGGTGTCTATTTGTTCGGCGCGGACAACGACGTGTTCAACGAGACAGGCTACGGCAGGCACAGCACCGGCCTTTTTAACATTCATGCAATCGGCGCAAACAACGTCATCACCAACATAGACCATATGAGCGGCGTCTTTGCCCTCGGCCTGGGTAACACCGTCCGGGACGGCAGGATTTCCGGCGCCCAGAGCGATATTTCCAGGGTTTTCGCCATCGGCGCGAACAATGACCTCCACACCCTGTTCAGCGTCGGCTTTCCGAAACTGGAGGACGCCTACGCATTTGGCAGCGGCAATATCATGAGCGCCGCGGGACGGTTTTCAAACGTCTTTGCGTTCGGCACGAACAACAAAATAATAAACCCGTCCGACACCGGCGTCGGAAACATCGTCGGCGGCCTCGCGCTCGGCGACGGCAACACCATACATGTCCCCGGTGGAAACATCATGATGAACGTCTATGCCATCGGCGCGAGCAACACCATGGGGGCCGCGTCGGGTGGCGGCGTGACCAACTCCTATGCCATCGGCACCCGCAACAGCATCACGGCAAGCGGCGCCGCCGCCATCGGCTCTCAGAACAGTATCAGCCATGAGAACACGTTCATCCTTGGCAACTCCGCCGCGAGCACGCACGCCAACGGCGTCATCCTTGGCAACAACAGCGCCGACGGCGGCGCAAATCCCGTCACTATCGTCGCCATTGACGCGAAAACCCAGGCCCTTGTCGCCGGCTCCTCGCCGGTCGGCATTGTTAGCGTCGGCGCGCCCGACGGGGAGCGCCAGATCATCAATGTGGCCGCAGGGCGGATCGCCGCCGACTCAACCGATGCCGTCAACGGCTCCGAACTTTATATAACCAATGAGGCGCTGGCCGGGCTTGGCGCAACCGTCGCCGACCTTGCAAGCAACGCCCTGTCGTGGAACGCCGCGCTTGGCGCCTATGACGCCTCGCACGGCATGGATGTGGTGCAACGCATCACGAATGTCTCCAACGGCGCCATCAATACCGCGTCATCCGACGCCATCAACGGTTCGCAACTATACAACACGGCTGCCGGCATCATCAACATCCTCGGCACGGGCACGGTGAACCCCGACGGCACCGTCACCGGAGGACAGTTCATCATCAACGGCGGCACCTTTGGCAATGCCACCAGCGCTCTCTTCGACCTGAGCCAGACCGTGAACAACATCCTCTCCGGCGACACGGGCCTCGTGTTTCAAGATGCCGTCACCGGAAATATCACCATCGGCGCAACGACCGGCGGCAGCATCCTCAATATCGCCGGCATAACGGGCGACCGCCGGGTCACCGGTGTCGCCACAGGGACCGCCGGCAACGACGCGGTGAATGTCGCCCAACTCAATGCCGCCATCGCGGATGCCGGCGGCTCCACCCCGAACGCGGTTGTCTATGACAGCGAGGCCAGAACGACGCTGACGCTTGGCGGCCCGACCGTGACCGGCACCGGTGCTGGGCTGACCGGAGGCACGCGCATCACCAACCTCGCCCTTGCCGCCATCAATGCCGCCTCGACCGATGCCGTCGCCGGCTCGCAGCTCTTCGACACCAACCAGCGCGTGACGAACTTGGAAAACGCCGTCGCCGTCATCATCAGCGGCACAAGCGGGACGGGAGGAGGAAACACCGCGTGGGTGCATTTCAGCACGGGCCATGACGATCCCTCCGTACCCGCGACCGCGACCGGCGGCAACGCCGTCGCCGCCGGCATGGGCGCGAGCGCCAGCGGAGCGTCCTCAAGCGCTGTCGGCGCGGGTGCAAACGCCTCCGGCCAAAAATCCATCGCCATCGGCTCGCTTTCCGAGGCGCGCGCCTCCGGCGGCATCGCGCTCGGCAACAATGCCGTCGTCGTGGCCGCCGCGACCAATTCCGTGGCCATCGGAGCCGATTCCGTCGCCACCGATCCCGACACGGTTTCCTTCGGTTCCGAAACCCTGCAACGCCGCCTTGTCAACGTCGCCGACGGCATCAATCCCCACGACGCGGTGACCATGCGGCAGCTCGCCGCCGTCGAGGGCGCGATGGATGGCAGATTCGCTGACATCCAGAATCAGGTGAACGCCGTCAGCGACCGCATGGATCGCGTCGGCGCGATGTCCGCTGCGATGAATCAAGTCCAGACGCATCTTGCGCCGGACGGGAACCGCAACCGGCTCGCGCTGGGCATGGGCTTTTATCGCGGCCACGGCGCGCTTGCGCTGGGCTATGAATATGTCTGCAGGCAGGGAGATCGCGGCGCGCGGGCGAGTTTCGCGCTTTCCGACCGGGGCGACGTGATGGGCGGCGCGGGTCTGGCCTTTGGCTGGTGA
- a CDS encoding TrbI/VirB10 family protein yields MKRIIKFIKTPLGSMLTLLVCVAVGALLIHGGNRGERPMSAATTSPAPMERHTITRDGQELRVPAPARPAASTSARTESDEEAISRPRAARQNNETTSASRKAPAVLPISLLDANSAAGADSTPAPSRNYAPYGRLIPCETVITLESSRLDTPVIGLVTEDVWHDGRLIIPAGAEVHGRAATDRARERIAASGQWIIVWRDRTTDNGMELTLNGIALDRERDDTTGEFGLRDGSAGLAGQIIKTDDWQEIKLFASTFLAGMASGLQDMQDNGSLAGAGGAGIAIPQATAKNAALAGTAGVLNAYAAQIARRIEEDGFYVRVPTGKQFYIYVTQTLDKAKAARGNATARLWQKETATANERP; encoded by the coding sequence GTGAAGCGCATCATCAAATTCATAAAAACCCCGCTCGGCAGCATGCTCACGCTGCTGGTGTGCGTTGCCGTCGGCGCGCTGCTTATTCACGGCGGCAATCGCGGCGAGCGTCCGATGAGCGCCGCCACGACTTCGCCTGCTCCGATGGAACGCCACACCATCACCCGCGACGGTCAGGAACTCAGGGTTCCCGCGCCCGCGCGTCCGGCAGCGTCAACGTCCGCACGCACCGAGTCCGATGAGGAGGCTATTTCGCGTCCGCGCGCCGCCCGCCAAAACAACGAGACCACGTCCGCCAGTCGCAAAGCTCCCGCCGTCCTGCCGATCAGCCTTCTCGACGCCAACAGTGCCGCAGGCGCGGACTCTACCCCCGCGCCCTCGCGCAACTACGCTCCTTACGGACGCCTCATCCCGTGCGAAACCGTCATCACGCTGGAATCCTCCCGGCTCGACACGCCCGTCATCGGCCTGGTCACCGAGGATGTCTGGCACGACGGGCGGCTCATCATTCCGGCGGGCGCGGAAGTCCACGGGCGCGCTGCGACCGACCGTGCCCGCGAGCGCATCGCCGCCTCCGGCCAGTGGATTATCGTCTGGCGCGACCGCACCACCGACAACGGCATGGAACTCACGCTCAACGGCATTGCCCTCGACCGTGAGCGCGACGACACGACCGGCGAGTTTGGTCTTCGCGATGGCAGCGCCGGGCTTGCCGGGCAAATCATAAAAACCGACGACTGGCAGGAGATAAAACTCTTCGCGTCCACCTTCCTCGCGGGCATGGCGAGCGGCTTGCAGGACATGCAGGACAACGGCTCGCTTGCAGGGGCGGGAGGGGCGGGCATCGCCATCCCGCAGGCCACCGCGAAAAACGCCGCCCTCGCCGGCACCGCCGGTGTGCTCAACGCCTACGCCGCCCAAATCGCCAGGCGCATCGAGGAGGACGGCTTTTATGTCCGCGTCCCGACGGGCAAACAGTTTTATATTTATGTCACCCAGACCCTCGACAAGGCGAAAGCCGCCCGTGGCAACGCCACTGCCAGACTCTGGCAAAAAGAAACCGCAACCGCCAATGAACGCCCATGA
- a CDS encoding type IV secretion system protein: MEKNTLILPVLAACIGGVVFASGIPVVDVANLANNQISHIATIAKWVDSIAQLKTQITQLKEQVSIQGKIRDWAGNPADAAKILSLGILAEGDLLHEYGLSRDDIARAVQSLDTLSPTDGNTYRSVYVPDLDGGTVQYDPLTYRRHALLDARADNTRTVTDQTRERERELLEETALTLSELRSGATDAQVQKLTAKLIVLNGQLSQIETTRRRQVDEVILQKIANDNRHETEQLAAAELAAKDDFLANQRVTAFMRSINPRKNAR, encoded by the coding sequence ATGGAAAAGAATACTCTCATACTACCCGTCCTCGCCGCCTGCATCGGCGGTGTTGTTTTCGCCTCCGGCATTCCCGTCGTCGATGTCGCCAACCTTGCCAACAACCAGATTTCGCACATCGCTACCATCGCCAAATGGGTTGATAGCATCGCGCAGCTCAAAACGCAGATTACCCAGCTCAAAGAGCAGGTCAGCATTCAGGGAAAAATCCGCGACTGGGCCGGCAATCCCGCCGACGCCGCGAAAATATTGTCCCTGGGCATCCTCGCCGAGGGTGACCTTCTGCACGAATATGGTTTGTCCCGCGACGACATCGCCCGCGCCGTGCAAAGTTTGGACACCCTTTCCCCCACCGACGGGAACACCTACCGCTCCGTTTATGTTCCCGACCTCGACGGCGGCACGGTCCAATACGACCCACTCACCTACCGCCGCCACGCTCTGCTCGACGCCCGCGCCGACAATACCCGCACCGTCACCGACCAGACCCGCGAGCGCGAACGCGAGCTTTTGGAGGAAACCGCCCTCACGCTTTCCGAACTGCGCTCCGGCGCCACTGATGCGCAGGTGCAAAAGCTCACGGCAAAGCTGATCGTGCTCAACGGCCAGCTTTCCCAAATCGAGACCACGCGCCGCCGCCAGGTGGACGAGGTGATTCTGCAAAAAATCGCCAACGACAACCGGCACGAAACCGAGCAACTTGCCGCCGCCGAGCTTGCCGCCAAGGACGATTTTTTGGCGAACCAGCGCGTGACCGCTTTCATGCGTTCCATCAACCCGCGTAAGAACGCCCGCTGA
- a CDS encoding VirB4 family type IV secretion system protein codes for MLNSSAPNGYFAGDLILYGTLEKGVASKGFILQPPDLRGGTIAQLNAYQDKIRALLSLFSDGLRAQFQWTCNCDYRQELTQYHRATETLATHPHIRRVRTERFERYWGKMHQRELRREQLILFISAPLAGYAPLATTRGSLADDYAKLLAQLHTRFEEITHTLRTLFGSDTTVSPMDDIAHFTYFSKFLSPSLADGFDINFSERFDPRQTIQENCWCGDGVSIGTGFYMDGRHHAVLTFKRWPSRTYPGILLRLTTLPFLDYQITVNLDPLPAKSEVDKEEKAIERLRGEYKDSERHSLLVAIGRKERKVESLSSGFIRPFNVTYILRVWDETESGLSTKCAAIRNAITNLNGAQYNECALPSTAKKLFFASWPGWTNSPYRHRSLYAEDTYLADLLPFSATFTGLLDGAEAIYDGAQQGNLVGLRTFIGNPPTPQHAVLLGATGAGKSVHMCDLLEQTAAYYHYTVIIEEGLSYGKFTEAMGERPIILHPDGDLTINYLDTRKLPLNQLQIATAVALVSRMIGEAADEETQQIRQAMLGQYINQLYADAFEDWSKKHRDLLPEIQRMACASHRWKRAKMPHGTTDMEAYAELRDRIATDDDEGREARQFIHDIAESDITAFLQDAQTERAVMATAHAYYEPTDYPQHASLVELMQFSRFPEHKKETVDHLATLLASWCAHGQYGRLFDGVTNISLTGQIAHFELGYIPEQAVELKTAAGLLISGFSRQHIISLPRHLRKRILYEELARFLDVPGGEKVVAEAYAQLRKFSCWTASIVQQYSRFKSSRIRPVVIGNSKQFFLMRQFDRSDIADIAHDINLPESVCAAIQNYPMPEQQPEGKKFSSICFFTPVTDPPLCGTVRNIQAPGKQS; via the coding sequence ATGCTCAATAGCTCCGCGCCCAACGGCTACTTTGCCGGTGACCTGATCCTCTACGGCACGCTCGAAAAAGGCGTCGCCAGCAAGGGTTTTATCTTGCAGCCGCCCGATCTTCGCGGCGGCACCATCGCCCAACTCAACGCCTATCAGGACAAAATCCGCGCCTTGCTTTCGTTGTTCAGCGACGGCCTGCGCGCGCAATTCCAGTGGACGTGCAACTGCGACTACCGGCAGGAGTTGACCCAATACCATCGCGCCACCGAAACCCTCGCCACGCATCCGCACATCCGTCGCGTGCGCACGGAGCGCTTCGAACGCTATTGGGGAAAAATGCACCAGCGAGAACTTCGCCGCGAGCAGTTGATTTTGTTCATCTCCGCGCCGCTCGCCGGCTACGCACCTCTCGCCACGACGCGCGGCAGCCTTGCCGACGACTATGCAAAACTTCTCGCACAACTGCACACGCGCTTCGAGGAAATCACCCACACCCTCCGCACCCTCTTCGGTAGTGACACGACCGTCTCGCCGATGGACGACATCGCGCATTTTACCTACTTCTCGAAATTTCTCAGCCCGTCGCTGGCGGACGGTTTTGATATCAACTTCTCCGAACGTTTTGACCCTAGGCAGACGATTCAGGAAAACTGCTGGTGCGGCGACGGCGTGAGCATCGGCACGGGTTTTTATATGGACGGGCGCCATCACGCCGTCCTCACCTTCAAGCGCTGGCCCTCGCGCACCTATCCCGGCATCCTGTTGCGGCTCACCACGCTGCCGTTCCTCGACTATCAAATCACCGTCAACCTCGACCCGCTCCCGGCAAAAAGTGAGGTGGACAAGGAAGAAAAGGCCATAGAACGGCTTCGCGGTGAATACAAGGACAGCGAGCGCCACTCGCTTCTCGTCGCCATCGGCAGAAAGGAGCGCAAGGTCGAGTCGCTTTCATCCGGTTTCATTCGCCCGTTCAACGTCACCTACATCCTTCGCGTTTGGGATGAAACCGAGTCCGGCCTTTCCACCAAGTGCGCCGCCATCCGCAACGCCATCACCAACCTGAATGGCGCGCAATACAACGAATGCGCCCTGCCCAGCACCGCCAAAAAACTCTTCTTCGCCTCGTGGCCCGGCTGGACAAATTCACCCTACCGCCACCGCAGCCTCTATGCCGAGGACACATACCTCGCCGACCTGCTGCCGTTTTCCGCGACGTTCACCGGCCTGCTCGACGGAGCCGAGGCCATCTACGACGGCGCGCAGCAGGGCAACCTTGTCGGACTTCGCACGTTTATAGGCAACCCGCCGACGCCGCAGCACGCCGTGCTCCTCGGCGCGACCGGCGCGGGCAAGTCCGTCCACATGTGCGACCTGTTGGAACAAACCGCCGCCTATTATCATTACACGGTCATCATAGAAGAGGGACTGTCTTACGGGAAGTTCACCGAGGCAATGGGAGAGCGCCCGATCATTCTGCATCCTGACGGCGACCTCACCATCAATTACCTCGACACGCGAAAGCTTCCGCTCAACCAGCTTCAAATCGCCACCGCCGTCGCGCTCGTCTCGCGCATGATCGGCGAGGCAGCCGACGAGGAAACGCAGCAAATCCGGCAGGCGATGCTCGGACAGTATATCAACCAGCTTTACGCCGACGCCTTCGAGGACTGGTCGAAAAAACACCGCGACCTCTTGCCGGAAATCCAGCGCATGGCGTGCGCCTCGCACCGCTGGAAGCGGGCCAAAATGCCGCACGGCACGACCGACATGGAAGCCTACGCCGAACTGCGTGACCGCATCGCGACCGACGACGACGAAGGGCGGGAGGCGAGACAATTTATCCATGACATCGCAGAGTCCGACATCACGGCGTTTTTGCAGGACGCGCAGACCGAGCGCGCGGTCATGGCGACGGCGCACGCGTATTACGAGCCGACCGACTATCCGCAACACGCGAGCCTTGTCGAATTGATGCAGTTTTCTCGCTTCCCGGAGCATAAAAAGGAAACCGTCGATCACCTCGCCACGCTTCTCGCGTCATGGTGCGCGCACGGCCAATACGGACGCCTTTTCGACGGCGTGACAAACATCTCCCTCACCGGGCAGATCGCGCATTTTGAACTCGGCTACATTCCCGAGCAGGCCGTTGAACTCAAAACCGCCGCCGGTTTGCTAATCAGCGGATTCTCGCGCCAGCATATAATATCACTCCCCCGTCATTTGAGAAAACGCATTCTCTACGAGGAACTGGCGCGTTTTCTCGACGTGCCCGGCGGCGAGAAGGTGGTGGCGGAAGCCTACGCGCAGTTGCGGAAATTCTCATGCTGGACGGCCTCCATTGTACAGCAATACAGCCGCTTCAAGTCCTCGCGCATCCGCCCCGTCGTCATCGGCAACAGCAAGCAGTTTTTTCTCATGCGGCAGTTTGACCGCTCAGACATAGCGGACATCGCGCACGACATCAATCTCCCCGAGTCCGTCTGTGCCGCCATCCAGAACTATCCCATGCCCGAGCAGCAGCCGGAGGGGAAAAAATTCTCCAGCATTTGCTTTTTCACGCCCGTCACCGACCCGCCGCTCTGCGGCACGGTGAGAAACATTCAAGCCCCCGGAAAACAATCATGA
- a CDS encoding AraC family transcriptional regulator: MPASRTVTPLSCERPRSILDRIVISYGIQPARQLREGAGKHHRIIVMPEIKSDARIDWRDEKDGDCGHLAVRGQHVVYIHKQLSHILDWRREAVLLCLCVEDDLPEAGEKSLGKITRKSLWELTRHDCGVMDMAELFVEFSLGLRPAYHDEYFRRLGAAMSFHLFDGLARKKQSAPPPTMDEERLHRVLDYIDKNLHGRIENRALLRVACLSETHFNRLFKNTTGMTAGEYILRRRIRLAQTLLLRHDMKVVDVAALAGFCDQSHLDRSFHRFCQCTPRDFSRRGDCYSKKGMGIQAAPEKTGQNGGTLWPDSAARAGK; the protein is encoded by the coding sequence ATGCCAGCCTCCAGAACCGTCACGCCCCTGTCATGCGAACGACCGCGCTCCATCCTCGACAGGATTGTCATTTCCTACGGAATACAACCGGCGCGGCAGTTGCGCGAGGGAGCGGGCAAACATCACCGGATTATAGTAATGCCGGAAATAAAATCCGATGCCCGTATTGACTGGAGGGATGAAAAGGACGGGGACTGCGGACATCTCGCCGTTCGCGGGCAGCATGTGGTTTATATACACAAGCAACTGAGCCATATCCTCGACTGGAGGCGTGAGGCGGTGCTGCTTTGCCTTTGTGTGGAGGACGATTTGCCGGAGGCAGGGGAAAAATCATTGGGGAAAATCACGCGCAAATCTTTGTGGGAACTGACGCGGCACGATTGCGGCGTCATGGACATGGCGGAGCTTTTCGTCGAGTTCAGCCTCGGCTTGAGGCCCGCCTATCACGACGAGTATTTCAGGCGTCTCGGCGCGGCCATGAGCTTTCACTTGTTTGACGGCCTGGCGCGGAAAAAGCAATCCGCACCGCCCCCGACGATGGATGAGGAGCGGCTTCATCGCGTCCTGGATTACATAGACAAAAACCTGCACGGGCGAATCGAGAACCGCGCGCTGCTGCGCGTCGCGTGCCTGAGCGAGACTCACTTCAACCGGCTTTTCAAAAACACCACCGGCATGACGGCGGGCGAGTATATTCTCAGAAGACGGATACGGCTGGCGCAGACATTGCTCCTGCGCCACGACATGAAAGTCGTGGACGTGGCGGCGCTCGCCGGATTTTGCGACCAGAGTCACCTTGACCGCAGCTTCCACCGTTTCTGCCAATGCACGCCGAGGGACTTCTCGCGCCGGGGTGATTGTTACTCGAAAAAAGGCATGGGCATCCAAGCCGCGCCTGAAAAAACCGGGCAGAATGGCGGCACACTTTGGCCGGATTCCGCAGCGCGGGCCGGAAAATAA